A section of the Solitalea canadensis DSM 3403 genome encodes:
- the aat gene encoding leucyl/phenylalanyl-tRNA--protein transferase, giving the protein MPVYELSTEIIFPHPLLADDSGLLAYGGDLSPERLLVAYRHGIFPWYSEEDPILWHAPNPRFVLFPEKIKVSKSMKQVLRSGKFSITVNKDFKSVISNCQQICREGEPGTWITNEMLDAYVHMHKLGFAHSIEVWEDGGLVGGLYGINLGTVFYGESMFHKVSNASKVAFIYLAQTFPFSIIDCQMETPHLESLGAECIPIEEFLEILDKEADKENVIPAIR; this is encoded by the coding sequence ATGCCTGTTTACGAACTCAGTACCGAAATCATTTTCCCACATCCTCTATTGGCTGATGATAGTGGCCTGCTAGCTTATGGCGGCGATCTTTCACCTGAAAGATTGTTAGTTGCTTACAGACACGGCATTTTCCCCTGGTACTCTGAAGAAGACCCTATTTTGTGGCATGCTCCCAATCCACGTTTCGTGTTATTTCCTGAAAAAATAAAAGTTTCAAAAAGCATGAAACAAGTGCTGAGATCTGGGAAATTCTCAATTACAGTTAATAAAGATTTTAAAAGCGTAATATCCAATTGCCAGCAGATCTGCCGGGAGGGAGAACCCGGAACATGGATAACCAATGAAATGTTGGATGCCTATGTACACATGCATAAGCTCGGTTTTGCCCATTCAATTGAAGTTTGGGAAGATGGAGGTCTTGTCGGTGGGCTGTATGGCATCAATCTAGGAACTGTTTTTTATGGCGAATCCATGTTTCATAAAGTAAGCAATGCTTCAAAAGTTGCATTTATTTACCTGGCTCAAACATTTCCTTTCTCGATTATTGACTGCCAAATGGAAACACCTCACCTGGAGAGTTTAGGTGCAGAATGTATTCCTATTGAAGAGTTTCTTGAAATCCTTGACAAGGAAGCTGATAAAGAAAATGTGATTCCAGCTATAAGATGA
- a CDS encoding SPFH domain-containing protein yields the protein MNEKIIKPIPGFAMLGFAVLCLIGSAFSFYSAYVFIGVVLIIVALISFMGIIIINPNESRVLTFFGIYSGTVKANGLFFVNPLYKKQSISLRARNLNGQSLKVNDKMGNPIEIAAVIVWQVEDTAKAAFAVDNYTLYVNIQSEAAVRHLAGSCPYDNLEDENATITLRDGADKVNDMLEHELNERLRPAGITVLEARISHLAYAPEIAGAMLQRQQATAVVAARKQIVEGAVGMVEMALARLSEREIVHLDEERKAAMVSNLLVVLCAEKAVSPIVNTGTLYN from the coding sequence ATGAACGAAAAAATTATTAAACCTATTCCGGGTTTTGCCATGCTAGGTTTTGCAGTACTATGTTTAATTGGATCTGCTTTTTCATTTTATTCAGCATACGTCTTCATTGGCGTTGTCCTGATAATTGTTGCCCTTATTTCTTTTATGGGTATCATCATCATCAACCCAAATGAATCAAGAGTATTAACCTTTTTCGGGATTTACTCGGGCACTGTTAAAGCTAATGGGCTGTTCTTTGTTAACCCCTTGTATAAAAAACAATCCATTTCACTTCGTGCCAGAAACCTAAATGGACAGTCGCTGAAGGTAAACGACAAAATGGGTAATCCAATTGAGATTGCCGCAGTAATCGTTTGGCAGGTAGAAGACACAGCTAAGGCTGCGTTTGCAGTAGACAATTACACCTTATATGTAAATATTCAAAGTGAGGCTGCCGTAAGACATTTGGCGGGGAGTTGTCCATACGATAATTTAGAGGATGAAAATGCAACAATTACACTTCGCGACGGTGCTGACAAAGTGAACGACATGTTAGAACATGAATTAAATGAACGTTTACGACCGGCCGGCATCACTGTACTGGAGGCTCGCATCAGCCACTTAGCATATGCACCTGAAATTGCAGGAGCCATGCTACAACGTCAACAAGCAACAGCTGTAGTTGCTGCTCGCAAGCAGATTGTTGAAGGTGCTGTTGGCATGGTTGAAATGGCTTTAGCTCGCTTATCAGAAAGAGAAATTGTACATTTAGATGAAGAGCGTAAGGCTGCTATGGTAAGTAACCTATTGGTTGTCCTTTGTGCTGAAAAAGCAGTTAGTCCGATCGTAAACACCGGTACTCTTTACAATTAA
- a CDS encoding S9 family peptidase has protein sequence MKNSIRLLWATCVTFAIINPAKAQTSQSTLMNTNLPPAPSAKKEEHKLEKHGDIRIDNYYWMKLTDDQKNAKTPDAQTKAVLDYLNAENAYTKSAMAATEELQKKLFEEMKGRIKQDDQSVPFKDKGFWYYTRFEKGKDYAYYCRNIETGMNPTSEEILVNGPELATGHDYWALGGYSVSDDNKLLAFGIDTVSRRIYTVYFKDIASGAILQDKLEGTSGGVTWANDNKTVFYTKKDPVTLRDNTVWKHKLGTPQSADVMVFDEKDDTFSTGVFKTKSDKYLMIGSWQTLSTEYRVLDANNPDGEWRVIQPRERNHEYNVEHYGDKFYIITNLDAKNFRLMECPVDKTTKENWKEVIPHRSDVLLENIDIFKNYYVVSERKNGLTQLRIIKWADKSEYYLPFQDQAYLAYTSVNREFDTDVLRYGYTSLTTPNSIYDYNMATKERILLKQQEVVGGYNPDDYVSERLYATAKDGTKIPISLVYKKGWKKDGKAPLLLYAYGSYGNSMDPGFSSNRLSLLDRGFAYALAHIRGGQELGRDWYENGKLLKKKNTFTDFIDCGDFLVAQKYTSKEKLFAMGGSAGGLLMGAVTNMRPDLWKGVVAAVPFVDVVTTMLDESIPLTTGEFDEWGNPNDKVYYDYMKSYSPYDNVEKKNYPNMIVTTGYWDSQVQYWEPAKWVAKLRELKTDKNLLLLHTNMEAGHGGKSGRFEALKEIALEYAFMLNLAGITN, from the coding sequence ATGAAAAACTCTATCCGTTTACTTTGGGCAACCTGTGTTACTTTTGCCATTATTAATCCGGCAAAAGCCCAAACAAGTCAGTCAACATTGATGAATACCAATTTACCCCCGGCACCTTCTGCCAAAAAAGAAGAACATAAATTAGAAAAGCATGGCGATATCCGCATCGACAACTATTATTGGATGAAGCTTACAGATGATCAGAAAAATGCTAAAACACCCGACGCCCAAACAAAGGCTGTTCTGGATTATTTAAATGCAGAAAATGCCTATACCAAATCGGCAATGGCTGCTACCGAAGAACTTCAAAAAAAGCTTTTTGAAGAAATGAAAGGTCGAATAAAGCAGGACGATCAGAGTGTGCCATTTAAAGACAAGGGGTTTTGGTATTATACCCGCTTTGAAAAGGGAAAAGATTATGCTTATTACTGCCGGAACATAGAAACCGGAATGAACCCCACCTCCGAAGAAATTCTTGTAAACGGTCCAGAATTAGCAACAGGGCACGATTATTGGGCTCTTGGAGGATATTCTGTAAGTGACGACAATAAATTATTAGCCTTCGGAATTGACACGGTAAGCCGTCGTATCTATACCGTTTATTTTAAAGACATTGCCTCCGGTGCTATTTTGCAAGATAAACTAGAGGGTACTAGTGGTGGAGTAACCTGGGCAAACGATAATAAGACTGTTTTTTATACCAAAAAAGATCCGGTAACACTTCGCGATAATACTGTTTGGAAACATAAGCTTGGTACGCCTCAAAGTGCAGATGTGATGGTCTTTGACGAAAAAGATGACACCTTTTCTACAGGGGTTTTCAAAACAAAATCTGACAAATACCTTATGATCGGTAGCTGGCAAACGCTAAGTACTGAGTATCGTGTGCTTGATGCAAACAATCCGGATGGAGAATGGAGAGTTATACAACCTCGTGAGCGCAATCATGAGTATAATGTGGAGCATTATGGTGATAAATTCTACATCATTACCAATCTTGATGCTAAGAACTTTCGCTTAATGGAGTGTCCGGTTGATAAAACAACCAAGGAAAACTGGAAAGAGGTAATTCCTCACCGCTCAGACGTTTTATTGGAAAACATCGACATCTTTAAGAACTACTATGTGGTAAGTGAACGTAAGAATGGGTTAACTCAACTCCGTATCATCAAATGGGCTGATAAAAGTGAGTACTATTTACCATTTCAAGACCAAGCTTATTTAGCCTACACCAGCGTAAACCGAGAATTTGATACAGATGTTCTGCGCTATGGTTACACTTCCTTAACCACTCCCAATAGCATCTATGATTATAATATGGCTACAAAAGAGCGTATCCTGTTAAAACAGCAGGAAGTTGTTGGAGGATATAATCCGGATGATTATGTAAGTGAACGTTTATACGCTACCGCAAAAGATGGCACAAAGATTCCGATCTCATTAGTTTATAAAAAAGGTTGGAAGAAGGATGGCAAAGCACCATTACTTTTATATGCTTATGGTTCTTACGGTAACAGCATGGATCCAGGGTTTAGTTCGAACCGATTATCATTGCTTGATCGTGGTTTTGCTTATGCGCTCGCACATATTCGTGGTGGACAAGAGCTTGGTCGCGATTGGTATGAGAATGGTAAACTGTTAAAAAAGAAGAATACGTTCACCGATTTTATTGATTGCGGAGATTTTTTAGTCGCTCAGAAGTATACTTCAAAAGAAAAACTATTTGCAATGGGCGGTAGCGCAGGAGGACTATTAATGGGAGCAGTTACCAATATGCGCCCGGATCTTTGGAAAGGTGTTGTTGCTGCAGTTCCTTTTGTTGATGTGGTTACTACTATGTTGGATGAAAGTATTCCGCTAACTACAGGAGAATTTGATGAATGGGGAAACCCTAATGATAAAGTGTATTACGATTACATGAAGAGTTATTCTCCCTATGATAATGTTGAAAAGAAAAATTATCCAAATATGATAGTGACAACCGGCTATTGGGATAGCCAGGTACAGTATTGGGAACCAGCAAAATGGGTGGCCAAACTGCGCGAACTCAAAACAGATAAAAACCTTTTATTGCTACACACAAATATGGAAGCAGGACATGGAGGTAAATCTGGTCGGTTTGAAGCACTGAAAGAAATAGCATTGGAATATGCATTTATGCTAAATTTGGCAGGAATTACAAACTAG
- a CDS encoding Arc family DNA-binding protein: MSAKKAFVLRLDPEMLKELERWAASEFRSINGQVEYILFEALKKRDKNFKLKSGEGEKDE; this comes from the coding sequence ATGTCGGCAAAAAAAGCATTTGTATTGCGATTAGATCCGGAAATGTTAAAAGAACTGGAACGTTGGGCTGCTTCAGAGTTTCGAAGTATCAATGGCCAAGTTGAATATATCCTATTTGAAGCGCTTAAGAAACGAGATAAAAATTTTAAGCTGAAAAGCGGAGAAGGGGAAAAAGACGAATAA